The Corvus hawaiiensis isolate bCorHaw1 chromosome 9, bCorHaw1.pri.cur, whole genome shotgun sequence genomic sequence CTCCTGTGCCCGTCTCCTTGGCTCCCACACATCCTGCACCAAGAGATTTCACTTAAAAAAGGCTGGTTTCGGTCCTGATACGTTACTGGTGTTTCTCTCACAGAGTAAAGCCAAGGAGCTGCCCCTCTCTGCCGTTCGCTtcatggaggagctgggggaatGCGCTTTTGGCAAGATCTACAAGGGCCACCTCTACCTGCCGGGCATGGACCACGCCCAGCTCGTGGCCATCAAGACCCTGAAGGACTTTAACAACCCCCAGCAGTGGGCGGAATTCCAGCAGGAAGCGTCCCTCATGGCCGAGCTGCACCACCCCAACATCGTGTGCCTGCTGGGCGTGGTGACGCAGGAGCAGCCCGTGTGCCTCCTGTTCGAGTACATGAACCAGGGCGACCTGCACGAGTTCCTGGTCATGCGCTCGCCGCACTCCGACGTCGGCTGCAGCAGCGACGAGGACGGCACGGTCAAGTCCAGCCTGGACCACGGCGACTTCCTGCACATCGCGGTGCAGATCGCGGCCGGCATGGAGTACCTGGCCGGACACTTCTTCGTCCACAAGGACCTCGCCGCCCGCAACATCCTGATCGGGGAGCAGCTCCACGTGAAGATCTCCGACCTGGGGCTGTCCCGGGAGATCTACTCGGCCGATTATTACAGGGTGCAGAACAAGTCCCTGCTGCCCATCCGCTGGATGCCCCCCGAGGCCATCATGTACGGCAAGTTCTCCTCCGACTCGGACATTTGGTCCTTCGGAGTGGTTTTGTGGGAAATATTCAGCTTCGGCCTCCAGCCGTATTACGGATTCAGCAACCAGGAGGTGATCGAGATGATCCGGAAGCGCCAGCTGCTGCCGTGCTCCGAGGACTGTCCCCCCAGGATGTACAGCCTGATGACGGAGTGCTGGCACGACCTGCCCTCCCGCAGGCCGCGCTTCAAGGAGATCCACGCGCGGCTGCGCTCCTGGGAGGGCCTCTCCAGCCACACCAGCTCCACAACCCCCTCGGGCGGCAACGCCACCACCCAGACCACCTCCCTGAGCGCCAGCCCCGTCAGCAGCCTCAGCAACCCCAGGTATCCCAACTACATGTTCCCGGCGCAGGGAATCCCCCAGGGCCAGATGGCGGGGTTCATGGGGCCGCCCTTACCTCAGAACCAGCGCTACATCCCCATCAACGGATACCCCATCCCGCCGGGATACGCCGCCTTCCCCGCCGCCCACTACCCCCCGCAGGGCCCTCCCCGCGTGATCCAGCACTGTCCCCCTCCCAAGAGCCGCTCCCCCAGCAGCGCCAGCGGCTCCACCAGCACGGGTCACGTCACCAGCTTGCCGTCGTCGGGATCCAACCAGGAAGCCAATATTCCCTTGCTATCCCACATGGCCATTCCCAGCCACCCGGCGGGGATGGGTATGACAGTGTTTGGCAATAAAACTCAAAAACCCTACAAAATTGACTCCAAGCAGTCCTCCCTGTTGGGAGACTCCAGCATCCACGGACCCAGCGACTCCATGATTTCGGCGGAATTGTAAATAGGCGAGGCCTTTGTAAATAGCGCTCTTGGCGACGCAGACTCGGAAGTGgtaggaaagattttttttctattcaaatattttattaaagatCCTTCTGGTTGTTGGACAGACATTGCAGCAAAGTGTCTTCTGTGAAGTTGCACTGCTCGCCAGGATGGGCAGGCACAACCAGACAGATCCTCGTGGTGGGAATCCTCAGCCTTGGCCACGTTTCTCCAAGTGCCACCAACAATTCAGAGGgaatttgagggttttttttaaaataaaaacattttatccAACactttttcacagctttttaaaCCTCCGGCGTGGTTTAAATCacaggaacttttttttaatactgaaaaccatattttaatatttgtctctttttttagGAGATGCAAAGATTCGGAGATCTGGGTGTGCAATTTCAGTGCCAATAGGGAAAATATCTGTAAATTTTGCAGTCGAGGGTTGTGTGTCAAATATGTGATCTGAGAGCTGAATAAATTACTTCAGGTGGGATTTTGGTCTCTGGTTTAGTCAGGAGTCTGAGCTCAGATTCAGAccaaaaaatgtcatttatgaGACAGCACAAATGCTCGAGTTATCAGCTTGCAGTCTACAAACCTCaatctgctgctggctgctaaGGACAGCTGGAGTTCTTAAGGAATTGCcttaaaggaaatgaaattaaagagcTTTAATTTCAGAACCTGAATCAACTTCTTCAGAGCTAACATTTCATGATCTAGTCGCTCAAGCAGGAATTTTATATCCTTTTGTTGCTATGCAACTGTGTAATGGAAAAGCGCCAAACCACAGTTTTGTATATGACAATCAGTTTTCCCAGGAGTATTTATTGTGTCATTTCAGTGACTCTGACTCCAGTAACCCTGGAAAAAGGGAGACTCACATTCCATCAGGCAGCAAATCCATCGATAGCAATTGTGTCTAATAATGTGAATTAGTGCTGATTTTCCACTTAGAAATGCACCATTTGTGTCATTAAAATACCCATTCAGGTAGAACCAGTTGAGATTCTTCATTTGAAACCACTTTAATGAGTTACACACGTGCTGTGTACGGTACATTTTCCACAGACTCTTTTTTTGTactgaataatatttttattgtccACAAAAACCAATCTTGTGCTCAGTTGACAATGTTGTATAATAGgactttatttttatctttttgcaCAAAAGTGTGATGATGTTTTTTGTACAGCAGAAGTGAAAATACATCTCTGCATTTTATATCTTGGGctgtttcttttgatttttacCCTGATGTAGATGTTCCTGAAATATATTATGGTGATACTCAGCCACTACCTTATACAAAtacctttctttgttttcactgCATGCGTTTAATCACTGTATTACTTGATGATTGAGTTATTAATTATGGGCATTTCAATTAGgcaagcatgaaaaaaatgtaataacaaAGGCTATTTTATAATTGAGATACGtgcatttttgtatttcacGTGCCAGAGATGATATTAAACACTGATTATTTTATGCTGCTGTTTATTAAAACATTGTTTTACCATAAACACGCCGGCATTTCCTCCATCCTGAAATGGCTGAAGGACATGGAATGATCTCCCTCCCCTGGCTCCCAGTTACCAGGGAAGCTGAGTTGGTATCAGCCAAGCATCCTTGGCTTTAATCAGGAATTAGGAATAACCTAATCCTtaaggagcagcagtgggatcATAAAATATTCCCTCACACACTTTGTGGTTTTATGTTCAAACCACTCACGGCTCAGTTTGaggtttttcctttatttcaaagCTGGGTCCTTAAGGTTAAAGTATTTTTAGATGTGAACCAGCTCTGAACGACACACCTGGAAAGCTTTGGAAggacctctccctgccctgcctctcagcagggaaaatctgggaattctgagGCTGAAATCACAGTCTGGCCTCACACCTGATGCACAGGGAGGTAACACAGAGAGGCAGGAACTCCtcagagagagatgagagagCAAAATCTAAAGAAACTGATGAGGTAatgtggaaaataaatgttgCCAGAAATTACGGAATCACTCCTCAGGTGGGGATGCAGGCACAGGATGAAAGCTGCTTTTGTGGCAAACAAAGGGAGAGGGAATATTCCAGATGCTAAATCATGATCCCTTCTTTCTTCAAGGAGAGAGCACTGCCAAGGCTGTTGGAAATGTAGCAGTCTTGGCTGGATTGAGAAGCTCTGGAGGATTGGGATAAAACTCTGGATAAACACTGTTTACTGAgtgttacagcggggatactgCAACGTGTATCAAACCAGGAGGCCCGTagaaagaagtatatatggacggATTGTTGGtggatgtttcagagatgtttatttccccagccatggccggggctctgccgagggtCCCTCACAGTCCGGGCCGAGGGTCCCTCACAGCCCGGGCCGAGGAGCCCTCACAGCCCGGGCCGAGGAGCCCTCACAGTCCGGGCCGGGGAGCCCTCACAGCCCGGGCCGAGGGTCCCTCACAGCCCGGGCCGAGGGTCCCTCACAGCCCGGGCCGCGGGTCCCTCACAGCCCGGGCCGGGGAGCCCTCACAGCCCGGGCCGCGGGTCCCTCACAGCCCGGGCCGCGGGTCCCTCACAGTCCGGGCCGCGGGTCCCTCACAGCCCGGGCCGGGGAGCCCTCACAGCCCGGGCCGAGGGTCCCTCACAGCCCGGGCCGGGGAGCCCTCACAGCCCGGGCCGGGGAGCCCTCACAGCCCGGGCCGAGGGTCCCTCACAGCCCGGGCCGGGGAGCCCTCACAGCCCGGGCTCAGGCTCCTTCCCGCGCAgagagcacggaacagccaaggggagcgaggctgagcaggggctgggaaacCCCGTGCGTCCCCTCAGGGCCGCGCTCCCAGGGCTTCATGGCGGGCGGAGGAGACCCCGACAACTGAGCCTTCAGTCTGGACCATCTCATCTCCTCCAGGTTGGTTGTGTTGCTGggaaagagaataaatatttgctGGTTTAAAGAGCACGATGCAGGGCCTGAAGTGGGGATTTGGATCCTTTGTTCCCACCGAGGGGTGACTGGGCTGGATCGAGAGGTAAAggccagagctgcctgtgcagAAATGGGGGCTGGAAAGCTCAGAACTCACCAGGATGTGTTTATTCAGGAATGGTCAGAAGGGAATGTGTGCCTTGCTTTGCAGGAACAAGGATTtccaggaaggctgggaaaTACTCGATTCCATTTCCTTGTCCCATGAGCTCACCAGGAGAGCTCTGAAACACCCACCCAGCTCCAACCACTCCTGACAGCAGGAGAACTCTCCAAGGACAAACCCGTGCTGGATCCAAAGCTCTGGAATGTGTGTTTACCTTCCACATCCACTGGCTCTTGTTCCTGCACATCCTTCAGGAGGAATTTGGCTATTTTTGGCAGGATTCAGCCTCCTCAGGGTGTCTGAGCCTTGGCTTTGCCTCCTCCCAAGGAGGTTGAGCATCCAAAGGAGATGGtttgagttgggagggaccttaaatcccgtCCCattccacgggcagggacacctcccactgtcccaggctgctccaagccccatccagcctggctttggacactgctagggatccaggggcagccccagctgctctgggaattctgttccagggccttcccaccctcacagggagcaattccttcccaatatcccatttgATGGTGCAGCCCAAGCTCCCAGGTGGTTCTGGTGTGAGCGCAGGACTTAGAAAGCACAGTCCTGCAAAAAGAGACATTTGAACACAGTTGCTCTAAAGAACATTTTTGCACAAAAAGCCCCAATATTTTCCCAAAACCACTCcactggacaaaaaaaaaaaaaaaggtcgattttttcatttgcagaaaaaatatgGCAGCATCTCTCTTGTGTGTTACAATATTCCAGTGTTTCTTTATGAGTTCGTGGTTCTGTGGTCAGGAGCTGGAATGAGCAGCTGGTTCTGCTGCAGAACATCCATGGAAAAACTCCATCCATGGGCCTGGAGCCTCTCAGAAATGTGATGGCTGTGGAATCCAAGCAGCAATTTTTATCTTGCTGTGGGCTATCTTTGATAGGAGGAGAGAGAATATTGCCCCTGAGTCGGTCACTCTCCAGCCCCTCGTACTTTTGCCTGTTTGATCTCCCCCAGATTCAAGTCCAGCCCTTTGCAGGGCAGTTTCTGTGGCTGAGGtaatagaaaattattaaaaccaGAGAGAGGCACAATATTGGGCCTGCACATCAAAAGCTCCTTAagacaaaggaaggaaaattgaCTCGAAACTGGAATTATTGGAAGCATCTGTGGTGTCCTTTATTTCCCATTTAACAGCGCAGCACATTTGGGAATGGTGTCGGGCTGGTTCTGGGCCTTAATTTGCTGAGTTTTACCCTAAAACCTGTGGTTTATCTGCTCCTGCAGAGGGAACAGCAACTCTTGGGAAATGAATTTTGACCTTGAGACACAAAGGAAGATTCTCCAGTGCTGCAACCTTCAGCTGTGTGGAGaatttgggttatttttatGCTCTTCTGAGGAgcttaaaagcagaaatctcTGTTAGGTTTATAAGGAACACGTGGGTTTGTAAACCACGAGTGGTGCTGGGAGTAGGATCTGCATCTGTTGGAGCTGTGGGAATAGCTGTGTAAATCCAATGGGTTTGTGGGGTATTCCCAGAGTTTATTAAAACTCCAATAACATTTGGGAGCAGTCACTAACAGGAGCAAGGATAACAACGATTCCCAATCCCCCTCAAGGAGTGATGGGTCCATCCCGAGCTGTGGAAGGCAGAGCCATGGGATGGGTCCCCATAgaaggagcagtgctgggatttAGATGCCACTCCCAGCACAGCTAAGGGAAGGTCAGTCCCTGGCTTCAGGTGGCTGCAGCCATTGGGGAATGGGCAAAACATCCCATCCATGGAAAAAATACCTTTAATGGGAGCTCAGCTGCCTTTGCTCACAAAttcctgcacctgggatggggcaatcCCAGAACAAAGGGCGGAGAGGAGTTGGAGTTGCTGAAGCCAGTCCAGAGGAAGccctggagctcctctgctctggagccaggctgggagagctgggattgctcagcctggagaggagaaggctccaggggagctcagagccccttgcagggcctgaaggggctccaggagagctgcagagggactggggacaaggtatggagggacaggacacagggaatggctttaatGCTGAGCTCCAGGTTGCTGCTAGAATGACCATCCCACAGATCCGTATCTAAACCTTTGCTGCTCCACCTCTGCTCTCAATCTGCTTTTCCACACCTTTGGGCAGCTGTTCGGCCTTGGAAAATACCTGTGCCAAGGCATTAAGGACATTGCTggacaaggagga encodes the following:
- the ROR1 gene encoding inactive tyrosine-protein kinase transmembrane receptor ROR1 isoform X1; amino-acid sequence: MQQPGGADGSLPLLLPLLLLLRAGSRAEPGDATQGANSSVVADFMPTLSWNISSELDKDYFLTLDEPMNNITTTLGQTAELHCKVSGNPPPTVRWLKNDAPVVQEPRRISFRATPYGSRLRIRNLDTTDTGYFQCVATNGRRTVSTTGVLFVKFGPPPTASPGSSDEYEEDGFCQPYRGIACARFIGNRTIYMESLHMQGEIENQITAAFTMIGTSSHLSDKCSQFAIPSLCHYAFPYCDETSSAPKPRDLCRDECEILENVLCQTEYIFARSNPMILMRLKLPNCEDLPQPDSPEAVNCIRIGIPMADPINKNHKCYNSTGVDYRGTVSVTRSGRQCQPWNSQYPHTHTFTAARYPELNGGHSYCRNPGNQKDAPWCFTLDENFKSELCDVPACDYKDSKEKNKMEILYILVPSVTIPLAIALLFFFICICRNNQKSSSPPVQRQPKHVRGQNVEMSMLNAYKPKSKAKELPLSAVRFMEELGECAFGKIYKGHLYLPGMDHAQLVAIKTLKDFNNPQQWAEFQQEASLMAELHHPNIVCLLGVVTQEQPVCLLFEYMNQGDLHEFLVMRSPHSDVGCSSDEDGTVKSSLDHGDFLHIAVQIAAGMEYLAGHFFVHKDLAARNILIGEQLHVKISDLGLSREIYSADYYRVQNKSLLPIRWMPPEAIMYGKFSSDSDIWSFGVVLWEIFSFGLQPYYGFSNQEVIEMIRKRQLLPCSEDCPPRMYSLMTECWHDLPSRRPRFKEIHARLRSWEGLSSHTSSTTPSGGNATTQTTSLSASPVSSLSNPRYPNYMFPAQGIPQGQMAGFMGPPLPQNQRYIPINGYPIPPGYAAFPAAHYPPQGPPRVIQHCPPPKSRSPSSASGSTSTGHVTSLPSSGSNQEANIPLLSHMAIPSHPAGMGMTVFGNKTQKPYKIDSKQSSLLGDSSIHGPSDSMISAEL
- the ROR1 gene encoding inactive tyrosine-protein kinase transmembrane receptor ROR1 isoform X2, with the protein product MCNHWPASRDEYEEDGFCQPYRGIACARFIGNRTIYMESLHMQGEIENQITAAFTMIGTSSHLSDKCSQFAIPSLCHYAFPYCDETSSAPKPRDLCRDECEILENVLCQTEYIFARSNPMILMRLKLPNCEDLPQPDSPEAVNCIRIGIPMADPINKNHKCYNSTGVDYRGTVSVTRSGRQCQPWNSQYPHTHTFTAARYPELNGGHSYCRNPGNQKDAPWCFTLDENFKSELCDVPACDYKDSKEKNKMEILYILVPSVTIPLAIALLFFFICICRNNQKSSSPPVQRQPKHVRGQNVEMSMLNAYKPKSKAKELPLSAVRFMEELGECAFGKIYKGHLYLPGMDHAQLVAIKTLKDFNNPQQWAEFQQEASLMAELHHPNIVCLLGVVTQEQPVCLLFEYMNQGDLHEFLVMRSPHSDVGCSSDEDGTVKSSLDHGDFLHIAVQIAAGMEYLAGHFFVHKDLAARNILIGEQLHVKISDLGLSREIYSADYYRVQNKSLLPIRWMPPEAIMYGKFSSDSDIWSFGVVLWEIFSFGLQPYYGFSNQEVIEMIRKRQLLPCSEDCPPRMYSLMTECWHDLPSRRPRFKEIHARLRSWEGLSSHTSSTTPSGGNATTQTTSLSASPVSSLSNPRYPNYMFPAQGIPQGQMAGFMGPPLPQNQRYIPINGYPIPPGYAAFPAAHYPPQGPPRVIQHCPPPKSRSPSSASGSTSTGHVTSLPSSGSNQEANIPLLSHMAIPSHPAGMGMTVFGNKTQKPYKIDSKQSSLLGDSSIHGPSDSMISAEL